The sequence GATGCGATCAGGAGTGaggaaaaggaggagagagagagagagaggtaaataGGGCACAAGGGAGAGACACAGAAGGTGGTGATGAGAAAACAAGTGCATGGAGAAAGATAATTGCCGTATTTAAACATTGATGTgagagagagggaaagagagagagagagagagagagagactgtgtgTGCATGCAAGTGGGACTTGCGGCGAAGAAGCAGCCAACGACACAGGGGTTGTGTCAGGGGGAACCACGCAGGCCACGTTACATCCAACTTAAATATTAGATTCACTGCTTGTGGATCTACGAATCACACCCCTTGAGGTGAAGCAAGCAAAAAGATGTTTGGAGTTTCTGAAGTCATGCTTACTCATGCTTGCTTCTACCATATCTGACCATTACAAACAAACTCGTAACTAGTTGCCTCTGAAGGAATGTTACACAAGGTGTGGTGGCAAACGAGAGCTACAATATCCCACAGGTTGCCTTTCACATGCAAGAGGAGATGATGAGCTTTGCATGATAACGATAGAGGCTACTCGATCATGGAACTTGGACTACTACTGAGTCTATAAGCATTCCGTGGTTTAATTGAACTAGTGCTGGGCTAAACCAACTGTTAGAGAGGTTTGAGAATGAGAACAGTATGCGCTGCTTTAGATTTCGTAGATTAGAGCTGCTGACTGTGGAAGTGGAATCGACCAAGTACAGATTATTTTGCTGAGCTTTCTGTTTGCTGCAGCGTGCATCATGGGGCACATGAGCTTCAGCCCGATTGATGGAGAGGTCCTTACAGAAGTCATCAGGAATCATTGTTTCTTTAATCGACGGATCATGTGGACGCAGGTCGATGCAATTATACAAGTACCTTATTTTAGCCTAAGAAACATCCacatcgagttttcaataaggaAGCAGGTGAAATCAGTAAACTTTTATTATCTCGCAAGGTACACAGATTCTCTCTAACACGACTTGAATCCAAGCTGGAAAATATTAATGGATTAGCAAAGTCCAGGCAGGTTTCCTAGGGACCCAAGTTCAGCTCAAGCAATGATGAGATACAGTGTCGGAAACAATGACAAGCTCGTGGGGACTAATGACAGCAAAAAAGGTCTACAAAAGCAATTATACAACCCAAATAGGTTGATTTTAACCAGTTGATTTCAGTGCGCGCATTGCATGCTGAGACTACCGGTACAGATGCAAGCATTTAGGGTCGTATCTCTGAcactatttcattcatgcattatacaaGAGAAACCAAAGTTAGTAGCTAACTGTTCCCAAGCAAAGAGCTGTTACACAGCTCAAGTATGATCTGGAACATTTCAAATGCATGTATCGGTTTGGTTGGGAGCCGACATTGTCAGCTGTTTTCTATCCCTATGAACCTATAAAGCACCGGGATAAGGCAATTTGATGGCCATGGCACCAAGGCAATCATCTTGCCCATCATTGGGGCTATCAATTAAGAGCAGAAGCTTCTCCTCAAAGATGAGATTACCGATGGTTGCTTAATTTATGGCCACTGTTAGTCACACAAGGGGTTGTTGCTGACAACAAGAGTATGTCAATTATACATTGTGATATCATGCTACATAAGGATATTATCACGAGCTTTCAGCCAAGTATTACACCCCCAAAAGAACCGGGGAAGCACAACTTGCTGATGACGAATCTAACTCTTTATTTTGAAGCAAAAAATCTTGAGCCACAAAGATGGGAGGCACGCAATCAAAATGCCAAGAGACTAATTTCACAGTTGGGTGCTCTGGAATCATGTGACACGGAGGAGATCAAGTGGTGTTTCTTTAGAGCACCATGTTGTTTTGACACTTCAACCAAACCTAACTAGATGGCCAAAGCTCTTGTGGGGGAATATGAGCCACTGAAAATTACAAAAccaggcatatatatatatataattttttaggtAACCACAAGCCTTCTAGTTCATCTGACCTCTAATCTCTTCCAGACTCCTTGAAGAATACACACATCACAAGCAAGATCATTCCAGATATGAGTGACCAAGCCTAATATATCTTCCTTTCTGCACTACAACCTTTTTACACTGGTCACTTACACGAAAAACCGTGCAGAACATTCAGGAAGCAAACGGCCACACATTTAGGGTCGTAATTAACACTTGATTTACCAAGTTGCGGCTGTGTTCCACCATGCATTAACTCTTGATTCCATTAAAATCTTAACAATAGAGCAATCATcgttagtttttcttttttaaatccaTTACTGCAAATAAAAAAGCTCTTGATATATATATCAACCAGTGAGTTTGCCCTGTCAGATACTTTAGTCATCTACACATACCTCTGGCCCATTTACGGGAGGCATTTCATTCTctgcaaattagacaaagaagaaCAATAATCAAATGAAAGATTCTTTAGGTTTAGTCAACACCCAAATATTTTTCACCCACCTGTCTTTCAACTTCGATTAAAGATTCAGAAAGTCTTCTCTTGAGGTTTTCCTTTTCCCATTCACAATTCTCTACCCTGGTATCTAGAAGATAGAGATAAAACAATAATACCAGAAAATTAGacagaaataataaaagaaaataaacagtGTAATTTCACATGGAGAATAAGCTGATCCAGTATAAGCTAAAATTCCTAACTAAACTACTGCAACCACTTGATTTCAACATCTAATCACATAACCACAAGAATAGGATTGTAAGTCCTGGACATGTAAGGAGGTGCTGCAAATGAGATTACACCTGAAATGACAGTAACATGCAACCAGTTGAAGAGGAATCTGTTgcaaaaaaaaagtatattttttGCAAATATAGAGAGATTTCCTTTTCACCATATAAAGGACAGTTGATCAGAGAGTTTGTGGTAACTCTTTTACAAAGGAACAGAAACCTATGAAAAATTGAGTTAAAACTAGGAAGACAACAACCAAAATGGTTAGACGTGTTTGTTCCAACTTTAAGCATGAACTTTAAAATTCAGTTTTAGTGATGTTAGAACATATAATCAACAAACAACAGGCAATCAACAAACAGGATAATTTCATAAAATAGATATCAACCAATGTCAAACAGGTGATCATGGTATTCTAATGCTTATGGAACTGACTGATCAAGATCCAAGTCCATGCCAATCATCAATTTCTAAAGAAAGCCAGTAAACTACAGAATGCAGTTCAAGTACATAGCCTCAGGACAAGAGGCTACTCTTATTTtgccaaagaaaaaaaatgaaactcagaaaaaatattaaaagaaccaACAGATGATATGATCAAGCATACTTTAATGTGATACTATCAAAAAGCGGAAACCGGTTCATCAGAATTCTATCGTTCATTCCTTTAACAACATTGAGATATATGTGCTTCTGAACAATGTGAGGTAGAAAAATTGATCATCCTCACCATAATAATAAGTTGAGAAGATGGTGATGCGCTCCGTAGGCTGCAAAAGCAAGAATGACTTCAGTACACAAACAGGAAAAATAGAAACAACACTAAGTAGTACATAAGAAAGCCATAGTTATAATGTAAAACTGGTGACCGGACATGCAGCTCCAGCTATTTGGTGCTTTTTACGTACCATGTTCAGCATGCCTGCACTTACCACACAACTACAGGATTTTCATCAAAGAAAACATAGCAGAAGAATCTAGGAGTCACAAATAGAGGTAAGCATATATTTGGTTCAGTCAATGATGTGCCTACAAATAGTGAGTACATGTACAACAGCAATGAATAGACAGGGTTGAGGGGTAAGGTTGGTCGTTTGAACAATGTTTAGTAGAGAAAAGGTTGCGATTGGCCAGATACTTGGATTACCGAGTGGTTAACTCGGAAAACTTACCATGACAAAGATCCCTTCACGTCGAGTAGGAAGCTCTTCCAGTTTTTTTAATGTATCATCACCTTTAGTCACCCTTCCGAAAATGGCATACTACATTATTGCATGTCAGAAAAATGTCAGTGTAGGAAGAACTTTTCAGTTTGAAATTCAGATATATAAGCAACCAACAAGCATGCAATACCTGGCCATCAAGGTGAGGTGCATCGcctaaaagaatagaaaaagaagatgaagcacTATCTGGATCAGAGTACCTAGAGGAAAGGAAGACTTAAAACTCAGCAAAAGGCTCATATGCAAGGGCAGAAAAGCTTCCATTTACATATTTCAGAATAAAGCAGTCTATTCAAAGTTAATAACCACTTGCATCATCGTTACCATTTATAAGACCTAATAGATATTTTCACAGGGAGGTTTCAGACACTTTCTAGAATATAGTCTTCTAGTGCAGTTGAACAGAATTTAAATTACTGTTCTTATGCATATTCTATCTTGCTAATTGTGAAATTCTCTGTAGAAAATATCTTATCTTATTTGCAGCTTTGACTCTAATAGTCATAGATATAACAGTCCAAGGTACATAACCATGATATAAAGCAATCTAGGGAACCGATCCATTGATAAGGAAGACTACCATAGTGTATGGTTATAGGCTGAAAAAACATTACTTTGATTTGACAAACTGACATGAAAATTTTGGATATCTACCAGATCCAACGCAAATATTTTGATGCTAATTGATGACTAGTAAAACTTAAGATCATCCCCTTTGGACTCATAGTAATAGCAAAATTGGTATTCATCCTCTAGAGTGGTCCAAAAATTAAAACCTTTCAGTCCATGTATCATTTTAAGATAACATGATAATGGTTAGAAAATGATAACAAGATAACACATTTATATTCTaactaaaagaaagaaaaaaacccTGCAATAAAGTTAATAATCCCAATAGAGACAATCACAGACACATATACAAGCCAAAGGCAATTGATGACAGATCTCAATGAATCTTAGGATCAAATAGCCATTATATATTAAGAAAGTTACCTTCCCATTGAAAGAATGCCTCTCACATGTTTGACACTACTAAATTCACCTACAACAGTTTTCTCAGCTTCCAACCTTTGCTCTTCATTCATTGGAgaagttctgcctcctacaacatCAGCCACTTGTGCAACAAAACCTTTATCCACCTGTCAAGATTGACAGTCAACTTTACTGtgaaagattaaatattttattgttgTATTGACATAAGAAAATTAAGCGTTATGACCACTACCCGGAAGAAGTGGTTTGTGTTATAGCAACCAAGCCGCACAAGTTTGAAGATATGCTTGACAGTTTTGGGGGCCACATGAGGAAAAAAACCAAATTCAATGTCACCATAAGCTGTCTGCACATAAGGCGCAATGTTATATAGTTATATAAAACATATCCTGAACAACATTGAATCATcaaattttcaaaatttataatttaaaacttGGAAAAAACTGGTTGTGAGACATTCAAAAAGGTTAGTGGTGTAGGCAAAGTTTCTTCTTAAAAAAGAAGGTACAATCTAACATACATAGTTATATGGCCAAATCATTCCACAGCATATTATTATCAAGAAAGACCAGAAGTTGTACATTAATCGGCCAATCAGTGTCTCCCCTAACAGTAGGAGCACTGTACATAAGACGCCATACTCTCTAGGTGCTTCCAAAGCCATGTTTCTTTAGATATTGTTCCTGACCTTTCCTCCTGAGCTAAACTCATTCCAAATGTTGACCGAAGCTTCACTCAGCTCCAAAATGGCAAAGGAATAATATTTTAGAAGCCAAAGTATTCATTTAACTTAAAATTGTTGAAGACTCCAAAGCAACAAATGGCACAAAGCAGAAATGTTTTATGACCTCCGCAACTATTCAAGGTTAACcatgtaaattattatctttttttacaTTATATTCAGTAGATTATTCCTTCTCTTCCTTAGCACCGATCATAAAATcatccaaaaatatttaggttagGCCATTCTCTTTTTAGCTTCAGAAGGCTTAGGATACATCTATTCATGAGATTTCAAAAACTTCCATGAGGCTCGAAACAGTAACTAAATTGGCTTTGAATACCTCATTCCTTCACTATTTCTGATTGTGCATCACTGCACAATGCCCGTCTGACAAACCATCAATGTTCTCACTAGACATCTATTCTATTCGTCTTAACTCTGTTATTATACCATGAGAGATCATAACAAATATTGCCATGCCCCTCTCGGGCAAACCACCAACGTTCCCACCAAACCTATTCTATTTGTCTTAACTCTGTCATAATGCCATGAAATCATAACAAAGATTGGTTAAACAGTTTTAAGCTTCATCAGGTGAATACAAATTTTCTTGTTTCATATCTTCTCTGCCTAACTAATTTTCTGAGTCGTACTTGCAGAATATCTCGTTCAATGTAACTTCCCTACATCCACGCAACGAAGTAAAAGAGAATTTACGCGTCCAAAGTGTTCGTGATGAACAATCACAACCAATTAATTGTTAGTACACATCAATTTCATAAGCGAGAAATAGCGAACCCATGCAGCAGCATCATCGGATCGCACGCATCAGCAAAAAGCCTATCTGAGAAACCCTGAACTAAGATCAGGAAAGTCGATTGTTCCGTCTCCCAAGAGCACAACCGATCCCAAGAACCCCAAGAATCTAACCTTAACCGCGAGATCTCAGATCAAACACATTATTACCCTGACCTAAAAAATGCGGTAAATCATTCAGATTCCAACAACGCTGAGATTTCCAAGATTCAATTGACTAGGACAATCACGAAGTGGATGGAGCGAGAAGAACCTGGAAGACGACGCGGGCGGTTCCGAGATCTGTATCGAGGGAGGAGACGGCTCGACCGAAGtcggagaaggagagggagaggagaaggagaagggaggCGAAGCATCGGATCCCCATCGCCGTCCGTCGAATCCCTCCCccctttcttgatatcttcccTCTTTTAACGCCTTTTACATGTTGCCTCGTATACATGTATCtatacgtatacatatgtatTCGTACACATGTGTATACTTCACTTATTTATGCACTTTATTAATATTCCTGTGAATATTAAGGAATATAATGCGTATTAATTCCTTTTATCAAAAGGTTAATTGTTAAACTAaactaatattatttatttttttcaaatactaatcaattatttatttttgtataaactAATAGGCCTTTTTTTCAAGTAATTTACAaattattttctgaaatcaattaGCTGACTACTAATTATAGGCCCAAAAAACTTAGTAGAACTCCAAAGGTCACAAACTATTAGCACTTCTCATAAGAAATTTTTAGTTAATATTTTAAAGTTAATTCTGTATAAATATCTTAtttcttcaaatatatatatatatatatatatatatatatatatatatatatacactaaatGTTTAAAATTCTCTTGATGTTCTTACCATCATAATGAGCTTTTAAAGGCTATTATTGCCAATTAGCATTCAACAAACAATTAAATAAGGATAAGCTAATAGAAAATCCCTAATTAGTCATTGAAAGTGTTACTATTATACTCtcattcttctttttgttttaatattttattatatcccTAATTAGCCACAAACTTTATGCTACAAACATTCAGATGTATCACTAAAATGTGAtttattgatgggttaattaccAAGGAAGTTTTTAATGATGAaacattatttatcattaaaatatcctTCTTAAAACTTCcacaaaaattttcatcactAACTATTTTCACATTTCTCATTATATATTCCTAATGACAAACTTTGAATAACTTTACCATTAATTGGAAAAGGAGATTCAATGGCAAATCATTGTATCACTATCGTTTGTGGTTAAGTATTCTTTGGTGATGTTAATTAATGTAATAATATTCATATTTACACCCAATTAAAATCCGAATCCAATATTATGTGCACCAAAAGCATTCATTCCATGGCGACCTACAAAACAATGAAATGTTGGATTAATGTCAATTAAGACGTAGGAGAAGCATATGGTGGATTCATGCTACCGCAGCACACGGTGGCTTTGATTGCGTGCACGAATCTACGTGCAGGAGCTCACCTGCGCGCGCAGGTGATGCAGGAGGATCGACATGTTGTGTTTCTTCTTCTCCAAACCTGAATTACCAGCTTGTGGAGAACGACATGACAAGTCTTCCGAGTCAAAAGGCATGAATCTAAATCTACTCTTTCATCATTGTGCGAGTACTCAACTCCCTCCTCCTTCCACAAAGCAGTGCAATATACAAGGATTTCCTTGGGGTTTACAAGATTCGATTTGGAAAATAGGAGGGGTTTATATCCGACAAACCCAAGACAGGCATGCAGTCAATTAATGTAttcaccttctctctctctctctctttctacccCCACGAACCCTAATCAGAGAACAGGTCAAAACAAGTACAACAATACGTGAAAGTAAATGTCCATTGTGGGTCATGAACAGTGAAAACAAAGTTCAAGGTTAGACTGTGCATGGATTTGGACATGGCTAGCTAGCTCAAGAAGAGGAAGGTGTATGAAACCCTAGCGAGCTCTATGGCAGAACCGAGTAACGTTCATGGAAATCGCGCTAAGGTTGGTCGTGCTGGGATTGGATCCTTCTCTCCCTCCTCAACCCACCCTtttctctcctcctctctctctctctctctctctctctctctgcattgaTCTTTGTGCATGGAAAAAGTTCAAGAATTATTCTTTCCGAGAAGGCACGGGCGTCCGCTGATTTCTCCCAGGCCAACCCCTTTGAATAATGAAGACTCCTCCCACTTTCTCCTTGACCACTGTGCTCTCTCTTTGTCTCTCACTCTTCCACCTCTTTGTTTTCACTTTACCCAGTCTTATGGGCCACTTAGTAAAACTCGGTGAACTGTTGTTGTACCAGCCGGAGTAGAAAGATGGCTCAAGTATGAGTATAAAATGTGCAAATGGGCGTGGATTGCTCCATTGTTTATGTGGTAGATTGAAGAGTGACGGCAATAGATTATGTTTCCTTTTGTTTAACCTTAGGTTTTAACCTTTCCTTGCGTTTTACTCTCCCCACGAAGCGTCGTCGTTCTCTCCCAGGCGCCATTGGTTGGCCACTTACCGCAAGAACCGTTCCCACTTTTCCATTGATTATTCACCACACTCTTGTGTTGCCGACCACCCCCCTTcagccgtctctctctctctctctctctctctctctctgctatgTGTCCAAGAGGGCTGTGATTACGGTGCACTGAATCGAACCCTAGGGGGAAGGCTCCCGGATGAAGAGGCGCACACATTCTTTCTACTTTTTGTCCATCGCATGAGTCCTTGTATCTCACGTTTGGGGACACTCACTGGGACGTGGAACAGATACATGCATGTCTGCATGCATGTGAAGATCCGCTCGACATGTAATAGAACCTGCACAGACCACTCGAACCTCTTAGCTCGGACGTACGTAGCTGTTTAATCATACAATAAAAGGAGACACAGAAGAAAAGGGTACTTGCCGCAAAGCACCGTGGCTGTGCACGTGAGTCCTGCCATGGCAGAAACCCTAGAGGTGTCTCCTTTGTTTGCTTTTGCCATTTTGGAAGGTTATTAGTTACTACCATCTGCATTAAACTATTCTTTGTTTAGGGTTTTTGCGTATATAATATGCATTCaagagagagaggatggaggCCATGTGTTTTACGACCTTTCTTTCTCGTCTTTGACGGTCAAAGTTTCAGCAAGCTGTGCATCAACCGAGATAGAGTCcactcctttctctctctctctctctctctctctctctctctctctctctctccaccattAAATGATATTGTAGTGACTGTGGATGAAGAACATTAGGTTGGTAGTGTGATAAGGGGAGGAAGCAACATATTAAAGGTAACGAGGAGGATCCTATGTCGGGTAAGCAGTATCATCCGATATGTCTAGGACTTTGGGAAGCATTTGGAGAATGAAATAGCCCCAAGGTCCCGGAAGACAAGGGTTCGTGTCCTCGTATGGGTTGCAGGTAGCACACTCATCttctctactctctctctctctcttatgttaTTCTTTCTATCTCATTTTTACCTTTCTTGGTATTAGCAGGCGCTTGGTCTACGTAGAGAGAGAACGCACGAGGAAAGTCCCCGGATTTTGATGTATTGATTTGGCAGtaattatgagagagagagagagagagagagagagagagagttaatgGGTGAGATGAAGGATGGACAAATGAGATCAGTCTTCTTTGGTGACCCCTTATCAGAGATTAGCTTTTTCTATCGTGCTGATGAGTTTGGAGTACAAATGCATGCACAATGTATTCAGTAAGCTCGGCAAATCTGAAAAGAAATGACATGGTATTTACTGAGCACAAATCCAGAGTCTTATTAAGGTTACACTAATCAGGTAGATCATATCTTTGGTCAGTCTTAGCTACTGTGCTCTCCTATTCCAAGTGTTCTAAGTACATGAAGTGTATAAAACACATCAAGGTTAAACATGTATTATTATCCCCATTCTGTAGCTGTAGATGTAAATCCATGAATTGGCTGAATACTCATGTAAATCCTACGTATTCCAGTTCTACATCATGTTTCTTTTATTGTTTTGCCAGTTGATGTGGATGAGGCTTATACTATGTTGTTCATGCCTAGATCACAAAACCAGATATGTCAGCCCTCATGATTCCCCTCCCTCCATGCTTACCAACACTGGTTTCTTTAGTCTCTCTCTACTTTTTGACCATTTAGTCAGTCtccaagatcccttcctaaagagGATGTTTCCAGTGCATGTTACATGTCTCAACAATATCTAAGATATGTTACCTATTGTTATACAGTGTAAGCATTTGTTAGAGCAAGTTTCCCTGTTTCTAAGCCAAGCATAGTACACTCACAGCAGCACTTTGTTTTGTTACTGGCTATTTGCAACCAGCCAGTTTGTCATGCACCATATGAGAGAGAATAGTAGAtggaattgagagagagagagagagagagagagagagacatggaCATAAACTCACCTGTTTGATGAGATGTTTGTAATGTTCTCTCCTCTCAGCTTCTTTTGACCTTTCCCCTTCTCTCCCAAACCTCTCTTGCTGCTTTGTTGGTTGTTCTATCCTGATCTCAGGAGTTGCATCGATCCATGGTGTCTAGCTTTTCCTTCTAGTGTGAGAGCTACTGATCCATGGTCTTCTTCCTCAGTTTCCTCGAACACACTTCAGGCGATTCTTCTGCGACCTGAGTCCTTGATTTGGCCTTCTTCATGAATAACTGGTTGgctttctctctctccccccatgAGCTCCCTTCCTCACAGCCTCATCAGAGCCATTCGCCATCTGCTGATGTCTCCCACTTCATCTCCGGCGACGATGTCTCCACCAACTGCTACGATTTCTCTGCCGACTCCACATCGGAGCCGCCGATGGGAATACCCACCCTGAGACCTGACTTATCCTTCTGTATTTTAGAGGCCTTCGACAGACACCATCACCACCAAACCCAAGGTCGATCTTTCCCCATTACCGTTCGACAAATTTTGACTGCTTACTCTTCTGGTTTCTTGGTCTTATCTCTTTCTTCCCTTTCACTCGCAGATTGGAACATGAAGAGCTTCGGTGGCCCCTCGGAACTATCCGTTCTGGTTGGATCGAGAAGTAACCAGAACACTATGGAGGAAGATGAGCCCAAGCTCGAAGACTTCCTCGGTGGGAATTCGATCTCGGATCATGATCGAAAGGTTCTACCTGCTGCACTTACCAGCGATGAGTACATgttctccacctcctccttccAGGCGCAAGACGCTTCCATGGTGTCATCCGATGCTCACGGTGGAGGCCTGATGAGCGACGGCAACGGTGGTTCTTCGAGCAACTCCATCGGGCCGTCCGTGATCAAGACGTGGTTGAGGAACCAACCCATCCCACAGCAGCAGGCCAACGACATGGCCGGGGGTGGAGGGTCAAGCTGTAGCAGCAGTGCGATGGTAGCCAACGTTATCGGCACGTTAACGAACTCCCAGGGCTTATCGTTGTCCATGAGCACAGGCTCGCAGTCGAGCTCGGCTCTGCCGCTACTGGTGAGAGGGGTAAGCGGTGGAGGTCAGAGCTCGTCGTCGGACAACAAGCAGAAAGGCACTGCAGGTGGCGCAGATGCACAGACTGGTCCAATGGAAGCAGTTCCTCGGAAGGCCGTGGACACATTTGGGCAGAGAACTTCCATTTACCGGGGCGTGACGAGGTGCGGATCGTCTTCCTCGAATGAAATCTAGGGTTGTTGGTGTGTCATGTTCAACATCTGTATAACCCTTTTTATCTCTTATCGAAACTATTTTGGTTCCTACTGCTAATTATAAGAGCTTAATTTCGATTCCTCCCTTATAAGCAGTCATCTTTGCACTGATTGGAGCATATTATATGATTCATTTTAGGGGATAGGATGATCAAGAAAATATCATGCAAATCGAATCAAACATACCACCATTCTTATAGTCATACTTCCAATCAAATAATTGTATAGCTGCTATCTATAACATGCCTTTACATTTCATATATCTTTTGCCAGGCATAGATGGACAGGTAGATACGAGGCTCATCTATGGGACAACAGTTGCAGAAGAGaaggacagacacgcaagggtagaCAAGGTACATCTTCCACTTGCATCTCTCTCATGAATCGACCTACCAAGCATTTGATTTGTATTGATTTTGTGCTTCTCTCTTGTAACTCTCCCTCTTGGGCACAATGCGCGGCCAATGTCTCATTCCCCAACTCCATGCATGCAGTCTATTTGGGTAAGCATACAATGGAGTTCTTCCATCTCCTTCGTTCTCCTTTATTGTAGGAAACAAGGTGGGATAGATGGACCCTTTTTTTCCTTTCCCTCATGTTTTGGTGATGTTTAGGTGGCTATGACAAAGAAGACAAGGCAGCTAGGGCTTATGATTTGGCTGCTCTCAAGTACTGGGGTCCTACTACAACCACAAACTTCCCTGTgtgcctctctctccctctccttcttcgATGCATGTTGGATAGTGTACTGGTTTAACTGAAGCTTCATGTTCAACTTGTGTGTTCTTAGATAAGCAACTACGAGAATGAGCTGGAAGAGATGAAGCACATGACAAGGCAGGAATTCATTGCATCACTCAGAAGGTGTACTCTTTCGTTCCTGTTTGATCCCATATTTCGATTCTTACATGCTtgatatgaatgatattttggaCGTTCATGCAGAAAGAGCAGCGGGTTCTCTAGGGGTGCATCTATTTATCGTGGAGTAACAAGGTATGTTTGAGAGGAACCCTTGTTGGCGTTCATCATCGACGGGACCAGCTTCCTTTTCTTCGTACTACCTGATTCAAGGCTGATACAAGATGATTCTGCAGGCATCATCAGCATGGAAGATGGCAAGCAAGGATAGGAAGAGTCGCAGGGAACAAAGACCTCTATTTGG comes from Musa acuminata AAA Group cultivar baxijiao chromosome BXJ3-3, Cavendish_Baxijiao_AAA, whole genome shotgun sequence and encodes:
- the LOC135632720 gene encoding peptidyl-prolyl cis-trans isomerase CYP23-like, with translation MGIRCFASLLLLLSLSFSDFGRAVSSLDTDLGTARVVFQTAYGDIEFGFFPHVAPKTVKHIFKLVRLGCYNTNHFFRVDKGFVAQVADVVGGRTSPMNEEQRLEAEKTVVGEFSSVKHVRGILSMGRYSDPDSASSSFSILLGDAPHLDGQYAIFGRVTKGDDTLKKLEELPTRREGIFVMPTERITIFSTYYYDTRVENCEWEKENLKRRLSESLIEVERQRMKCLP
- the LOC135633554 gene encoding AP2-like ethylene-responsive transcription factor BBM, with protein sequence MNNWLAFSLSPHELPSSQPHQSHSPSADVSHFISGDDVSTNCYDFSADSTSEPPMGIPTLRPDLSFCILEAFDRHHHHQTQDWNMKSFGGPSELSVLVGSRSNQNTMEEDEPKLEDFLGGNSISDHDRKVLPAALTSDEYMFSTSSFQAQDASMVSSDAHGGGLMSDGNGGSSSNSIGPSVIKTWLRNQPIPQQQANDMAGGGGSSCSSSAMVANVIGTLTNSQGLSLSMSTGSQSSSALPLLVRGVSGGGQSSSSDNKQKGTAGGADAQTGPMEAVPRKAVDTFGQRTSIYRGVTRHRWTGRYEAHLWDNSCRREGQTRKGRQGTSSTCISLMNRPTKHLICIDFVLLSCNSPSWAQCAANVSFPNSMHAVYLGGYDKEDKAARAYDLAALKYWGPTTTTNFPISNYENELEEMKHMTRQEFIASLRRKSSGFSRGASIYRGVTRHHQHGRWQARIGRVAGNKDLYLGTFSTQEEAAEAYDIAAIKFRGLNAVTNFDMSRYDVKSILESNMLPVGGAAKRLKDVGEHAEPGAIRRRAEDSRLAPRFDGTGGYGASHHQGWPTTVAFHQPPPLQPPRWGAQFPYGPTLGWCKQEVATAHGLQDLHQLHSGTNTHNFFQPSSVLHHSLVSVDASSLEHSTGSNSVVYGGSYHGGGYVMPMSTVVTDQSGAANQAGCGNLIDEEGTADPYSSSRNAYYLAHQLSSGNAKAGEYEQNNAWMHAPALAMASRSNGMAADHGAPPFTVWNDA